A stretch of Amblyraja radiata isolate CabotCenter1 chromosome 6, sAmbRad1.1.pri, whole genome shotgun sequence DNA encodes these proteins:
- the pcdh20 gene encoding protocadherin-20, whose amino-acid sequence MSLSMDRGLGRRAVHHTKVQETCRCFFLVGLLLAGMSLASDLVYRVKEESPSRTLIGNLATDLKLGGSPDSGVTYNLASQPVDGRFVDLDRDTGELRTSDSQLDRERLCPEEPEQECWLFLDVILLPASLFRLLKISILVEDINDNPPRFPAASIGVSVAENAEPGSRYSLEPPAEDGDPGVHGVQSYRLSGDHAGFSLVTERTGGGGGSPVPWLVLQAPLDRESRDLYQMVLVAEDGGSPRRSGTASLTVTVTDVNDNCPRYTESSLNITVGSNATVGSPLARLLATDPDLGYNARIVYSYGDRVPASSARLFSLDSSSGVIRLADPILGSTARLHRLTVLATGTGCSPVTAAVRLAIQPLQPAPPRVSPRYIAVQSDGVVYLKESEPARTPIALFTVSDPERRRPPRCYLQGPGPFRLAPYRAFRDEYLLETSQELDYELMPEYEVTVVAESADGLALRTHLKIRLLDENDNSPVFLQPLLDVDIEENKPAGSFLARVEASDADSGRMGSVTFALLPGALPVFGLDKYSGVLTVAAPLDREEQEKYRILVKAIDGGTPARESTATVLLTVLDTNDNSPRFINKDFNFFVPEDHPSFSEIGVIGVMDADAGNNGWVALSILNGSDQFVIDTGRGNLMAKAPLDREQQSSYVLWVQATDGGVPALSTIAKVTVLLTDVNDNPPLVLFPQSNLSFLLVAPSTAPGSSITEVYAVDKDTGMNAVIAYSIIGHRGPRPETFVIDTGTGNITLIGTLVKNDYGLYRLLVKVSDHGYPEPLHSTVIVNLFVNETLSNESYIENLLRKEPDIRIEESLPETRTDPFQTEVNVFPCQTVLIALSGLCFGLLILVFGLVSYVSLRKRKHRRKNFCVGEVDIPLNKIASCTSLKKSVI is encoded by the coding sequence GAAACGTGCCGGTGTTTTTTCCTGGTGGGATTGCTTCTCGCTGGCATGAGCCTGGCGTCTGACCTGGTCTACAGAGTGAAGGAAGAGTCCCCGAGCAGGACCCTCATAGGCAACCTGGCCACCGACCTCAAGCTGGGAGGCTCGCCCGACTCCGGCGTCACCTACAACTTGGCGTCGCAACCGGTGGACGGGCGCTTCGTGGATCTGGACCGGGACACGGGGGAGCTGCGGACCTCAGACTCGCAGCTGGACCGTGAGAGGTTGTGCCCCGAAGAGCCGGAGCAGGAATGCTGGCTCTTCCTCGATGTCATCTTGCTGCCCGCCAGCCTCTTCAGACTGCTCAAGATCAGCATCTTGGTGGAGGACATCAACGACAACCCGCCGCGGTTCCCTGCCGCCAGCATCGGCGTGTCGGTGGCGGAGAACGCCGAGCCGGGTTCCCGCTACTCGCTGGAGCCGCCGGCAGAGGACGGAGACCCGGGCGTTCACGGGGTGCAGAGCTACCGGCTGTCCGGCGACCACGCCGGCTTCTCGCTGGTCACCGAGCGgactggcggcggcggcggctcccCGGTGCCGTGGCTGGTGTTACAGGCGCCCCTGGACCGGGAATCCCGAGACCTGTACCAGATGGTGTTGGTGGCCGAGGACGGCGGCTCTCCCCGCCGCTCCGGCACCGCCAGCCTCACCGTCACCGTCACCGATGTCAACGACAACTGCCCGCGTTACACCGAGTCCAGCCTCAACATTACGGTCGGCTCCAACGCCACGGTGGGCAGCCCGCTCGCCCGGCTGCTCGCCACCGACCCCGACCTGGGCTACAACGCCCGCATCGTCTACTCCTACGGCGACCGGGTGCCCGCCAGCTCGGCGCGGCTCTTCAGCCTGGACAGCAGCTCGGGGGTGATCCGGTTGGCCGACCCCATCCTGGGCAGCACGGCGAGGCTGCACCGTTTGACTGTGTTGGCCACGGGCACCGGCTGCAGCCCGGTCACCGCTGCCGTGCGTTTGGCCATCCAGCCGCTGCAGCCGGCGCCGCCCCGGGTCAGCCCTCGCTACATCGCCGTGCAGTCGGACGGCGTGGTTTACCTGAAGGAGAGCGAACCCGCCCGCACACCCATCGCCTTATTCACCGTCAGCGACCCCGAGCGCCGCCGCCCTCCCCGCTGCTACCTGCAGGGCCCGGGGCCGTTCCGCCTGGCCCCCTACCGCGCCTTCCGAGACGAGTACCTGCTGGAGACCTCGCAGGAGCTCGACTACGAGCTGATGCCCGAGTACGAGGTGACCGTGGTGGCCGAGAGCGCCGACGGCCTCGCCCTCCGGACCCACCTCAAGATCCGGCTGCTGGACGAGAACGACAACTCGCCCGTCTTCCTCCAACCCTTGTTGGACGTGGACATCGAGGAGAACAAGCCGGCCGGCAGCTTCCTGGCCAGAGTGGAGGCCAGCGACGCGGACAGCGGGCGGATGGGCAGTGTCACCTTCGCCCTGCTCCCCGGAGCCCTGCCCGTCTTCGGCCTGGACAAATACAGCGGGGTGCTCACGGTGGCGGCGCCGCTGGACCGCGAAGAACAGGAGAAGTATCGCATCTTGGTCAAGGCTATCGATGGCGGGACCCCGGCCCGGGAATCGACGGCCACCGTCCTCCTCACCGTGCTGGACACCAATGACAACAGCCCCAGGTTCATCAACAAGGACTTCAACTTCTTTGTCCCCGAAGACCACCCGAGTTTCAGCGAGATTGGAGTGATCGGCGTTATGGATGCTGACGCTGGAAATAACGGCTGGGTGGCTCTGTCCATCCTCAACGGCAGTGACCAATTTGTCATCGACACGGGCAGGGGGAACCTCATGGCTAAAGCCCCCTTGGACCGGGAGCAGCAGAGCTCCTATGTTCTCTGGGTCCAAGCTACAGACGGCGGGGTGCCTGCTCTGTCCACTATAGCGAAGGTGACTGTTCTCCTAACGGATGTCAATGATAACCCACCGTTGGTCTTGTTCCCTCAGTCCAATCTCTCTTTTCTTCTGGTGGCCCCATCCACAGCTCCTGGGTCTTCCATCACCGAAGTGTATGCGGTTGACAAAGACACGGGAATGAATGCTGTCATTGCTTACAGCATCATTGGCCACAGAGGACCCCGTCCAGAGACCTTTGTCATTGACACAGGAACGGGTAACATCACCTTAATTGGGACTTTGGTGAAGAATGACTATGGACTGTATAGACTGCTGGTCAAAGTCAGCGATCACGGTTACCCAGAGCCACTTCACTCCACAGTCATAGTCAACCTCTTTGTCAATGAAACATTGAGCAATGAAAGTTACATAGAAAACCTGCTGAGGAAGGAGCCCGACATCAGGATTGAGGAAAGTCTCCCAGAGACCAGGACTGACCCTTTTCAAACAGAAGTCAACGTATTCCCCTGCCAGACTGTGTTGATAGCACTATCTGGTTTATGCTTTGGCCTTCTGATCTTGGTATTTGGTTTGGTGAGTTACGTTTCGCTCAGAAAAAGGAAGCACAGACGTAAAAATTTCTGCGTTGGAGAGGTTGATATCCCATTAAACAAGATTGCTTCATGTACATCATTGAAGAAATCAGTGATTTAG